One Bacillus amyloliquefaciens DSM 7 = ATCC 23350 DNA window includes the following coding sequences:
- a CDS encoding DUF2515 domain-containing protein yields the protein MNVHKRQTVTAILRQIEKETKRKNADNVSRTNAYKAYYDRHPEIKWSLLASFVSRNAGWSMTDLRGILYQEGLDSRQKNWFFLSYERANWLIFSDAYPQLLVYQWSKQIGEPLFRHLPYFRVSAFMQEEWLRFWRDGDTERLMYALIINEQNTIQAPIIQNPSFKKNVFGTIPFYLSDWFHFNTVIFPSFDGCLYGISVKRFSKTEERITLGKQLARLLFSPDLHASFYRFLDTVPHTGSRFDMEKMIGIKKRTSPMLRTTYPIVAHSLDGKKTDWFQKRLWKGAFLQEKMPEQLELTDWYLQKRRELHALFAVKEWLTK from the coding sequence ATGAACGTGCATAAACGACAGACCGTAACCGCCATTCTTCGCCAGATTGAAAAAGAGACGAAAAGAAAAAATGCCGATAACGTTTCCCGGACGAATGCCTATAAAGCATATTATGACCGCCACCCTGAGATCAAGTGGTCGCTTTTGGCATCCTTTGTGTCCCGCAATGCGGGCTGGTCGATGACTGATTTAAGAGGCATTCTCTACCAGGAGGGCCTTGACAGCAGGCAGAAAAACTGGTTTTTCCTTTCGTATGAAAGGGCGAATTGGCTTATTTTTTCTGATGCCTATCCTCAGCTTCTGGTCTACCAGTGGTCAAAACAAATCGGCGAACCTCTTTTCCGCCATCTCCCTTATTTCCGCGTCTCGGCTTTTATGCAGGAAGAATGGCTCCGTTTTTGGCGTGACGGAGATACGGAACGGCTCATGTATGCTCTTATTATAAATGAACAAAACACTATCCAAGCACCTATTATACAAAATCCTTCGTTTAAAAAGAATGTTTTTGGCACGATTCCTTTTTATTTAAGTGATTGGTTTCACTTTAATACGGTGATATTTCCCTCATTTGACGGATGTTTATACGGAATTTCCGTCAAACGGTTCTCAAAAACGGAAGAAAGAATTACGCTCGGAAAACAGCTTGCCCGTCTTTTGTTCAGCCCTGATCTTCACGCTTCTTTTTACCGATTTCTTGATACCGTTCCTCATACCGGCTCTCGCTTTGATATGGAGAAAATGATCGGCATCAAAAAAAGAACATCACCGATGCTGAGGACAACCTATCCCATTGTTGCCCACTCATTAGACGGCAAAAAAACGGATTGGTTTCAAAAAAGGTTATGGAAAGGGGCTTTTTTACAGGAGAAAATGCCGGAACAGCTTGAACTGACCGACTGGTATTTACAGAAAAGACGTGAGCTCCATGCGCTTTTCGCGGTAAAAGAGTGGCTGACGAAATGA
- a CDS encoding DUF5446 family protein — protein sequence MSVYTSKADILRLLSDIEVRISAAEKTLTKAVKSCQAEAEEIRQERLARLEEEARELHVCIDDLFLPDRRKDLPRACRIS from the coding sequence ATGTCTGTTTACACGAGTAAGGCCGATATTCTCCGTCTGCTTTCTGATATCGAAGTCCGGATTTCTGCCGCTGAAAAGACACTTACCAAGGCAGTTAAGTCCTGTCAGGCGGAAGCTGAAGAAATCAGGCAGGAACGGCTTGCCCGCCTTGAGGAAGAGGCCCGCGAGCTTCATGTTTGTATTGATGATCTGTTTTTGCCTGACCGGCGTAAAGATTTGCCGAGAGCCTGCCGGATTAGCTGA
- the sspM gene encoding acid-soluble spore protein SspM produces MKTRPKNAGKQQKNEAKTTDTLDKKLGGPNRPST; encoded by the coding sequence ATGAAAACGAGACCGAAAAATGCAGGTAAACAGCAAAAAAATGAAGCAAAAACAACTGATACGCTTGATAAAAAATTAGGCGGCCCAAACCGCCCTTCCACGTAA
- the recU gene encoding Holliday junction resolvase RecU, with translation MIRYPNGKTFQPNKTVSSQNSQKRSHSYSNRGMTLEDDLNETNQYYLANQIAVIHKKPTPVQIVNVHYPKRSAAVIKEAYFKQSSTTDYNGIYKGRYIDFEAKETKNKTAFPLQNFHDHQIEHMKQVVRQDGICFVIISAFEKVYFLEADKLFVFWERKENNGRKSIRKDELEDASFPISLGYSPRIDYISIIEQLYFSQEQ, from the coding sequence GTGATTCGGTATCCGAATGGAAAAACTTTTCAGCCGAACAAAACGGTTTCATCCCAAAACAGCCAGAAACGGTCCCATTCATACAGTAATCGCGGCATGACCCTCGAAGACGACCTGAATGAAACGAATCAATATTATCTGGCTAACCAAATTGCTGTCATTCACAAAAAGCCGACACCCGTCCAGATTGTAAACGTCCATTATCCGAAAAGAAGCGCCGCAGTTATTAAGGAAGCTTATTTTAAGCAGTCTTCGACAACCGATTACAACGGAATTTATAAAGGGCGCTACATTGATTTTGAGGCAAAAGAAACAAAAAACAAAACGGCATTTCCCCTGCAGAATTTTCATGATCATCAGATTGAGCATATGAAGCAGGTAGTCAGGCAAGACGGCATTTGTTTTGTTATTATATCCGCTTTCGAAAAGGTTTATTTCCTCGAAGCTGACAAGCTGTTTGTCTTTTGGGAAAGAAAGGAGAACAACGGCAGAAAGTCAATTCGCAAAGACGAATTAGAAGATGCTTCCTTTCCGATTTCCCTTGGATACTCACCGAGAATTGATTATATTAGTATTATTGAACAGCTTTATTTTTCGCAGGAACAGTAG